One Deltaproteobacteria bacterium DNA window includes the following coding sequences:
- a CDS encoding 3'(2'),5'-bisphosphate nucleotidase CysQ — protein sequence MTLDLDRELRLAVELAERAGAVLRGFFGQPLAVERKAGNEPVTEADRAAEEVVLAGLRAHFPDDGILAEEHADKTSWATYRRVWLVDPLDGTRDFVAGREGYSVMIGLLIDGEPVLGVVYQPATGLSYEAAVGQGSFRRHGTERAPLVPTAIADPAQARLVASRSHRSPRIDAVKDKLQISDELNVGSVGLKVGLVAAGVRELYINPDSHCRLWDICAPEAVLTLAGGRMTDLFGDPLRYDDPNQLRVLRGILATNGACHAAVLEQIAPIFPRPS from the coding sequence GTGACGCTGGACCTGGACCGCGAGCTGCGTCTGGCAGTCGAGCTGGCAGAGCGAGCCGGCGCGGTGCTGCGCGGCTTCTTCGGTCAACCGCTCGCCGTGGAGCGGAAGGCCGGCAACGAGCCGGTGACCGAGGCCGACCGCGCCGCCGAGGAGGTCGTCCTCGCGGGCCTGCGGGCGCACTTCCCGGACGACGGGATCCTGGCCGAGGAGCACGCCGACAAGACCAGCTGGGCCACCTACCGGCGGGTGTGGCTCGTCGACCCGCTGGATGGGACGCGGGACTTCGTGGCCGGGCGCGAGGGGTACTCGGTGATGATCGGCCTTCTCATCGACGGTGAACCCGTGCTGGGCGTGGTCTACCAGCCGGCGACGGGGCTGAGCTACGAGGCCGCCGTGGGCCAGGGCAGCTTCCGTCGCCACGGCACGGAGCGGGCGCCCCTCGTGCCCACCGCCATCGCGGATCCGGCGCAGGCGCGCCTCGTCGCCAGCCGGTCGCATCGAAGCCCTCGCATCGACGCAGTGAAGGACAAGCTGCAGATCTCCGACGAGCTGAACGTCGGGAGCGTCGGGCTCAAGGTGGGCCTCGTCGCAGCGGGAGTTCGCGAGCTCTACATCAATCCCGACAGCCACTGTCGCCTCTGGGACATCTGCGCGCCGGAGGCCGTGCTCACCCTCGCCGGGGGGCGCATGACCGACCTCTTCGGGGATCCGCTCCGCTACGACGATCCGAATCAGCTCCGAGTCCTCCGCGGCATCCTGGCCACGAACGGCGCCTGTCACGCCGCCGTGCTGGAGCAGATCGCCCCGATTTTTCCCAGGCCCTCCTGA
- a CDS encoding 3-keto-5-aminohexanoate cleavage protein: MRDKVILTNAISGVLANRQQCPAIPYTPAEYAAEAKRCYEAGAAVVHIHAREDDGSPSFRPERYAEIADAIRAACPLLLNFSTGAIGIPMEQRVGHITGYRPEIGALNAGSLTYAKYSARRKTFVFDMVFANPYKDILFLLEKMNASGVKPELECFDSGHVAGSEVLLEMGALKPPLDFSFILGVVGGMKATAQHLAFQAQNVPAGSTWKVIGLSQEQWLMVAAALSLGGDVRVGLEDNFYLPNGEMARSNGDLVAKAAQMARDVGREPATPEEARRLLGLESAA; encoded by the coding sequence ATGCGCGACAAGGTGATCCTCACCAACGCCATCTCCGGGGTGCTGGCGAACCGCCAGCAGTGCCCTGCCATCCCCTACACCCCGGCCGAGTACGCCGCCGAGGCGAAACGCTGCTACGAGGCCGGAGCCGCCGTCGTGCACATCCACGCGCGCGAGGACGACGGCTCTCCCTCGTTTCGCCCCGAGCGCTACGCAGAGATCGCGGACGCCATCCGGGCCGCTTGCCCCCTGCTGCTGAACTTCTCCACCGGGGCGATCGGCATTCCGATGGAACAGCGGGTGGGACACATCACCGGCTACCGCCCCGAGATCGGCGCGCTGAACGCCGGCTCGCTGACCTACGCGAAGTACAGCGCGCGGCGGAAGACCTTCGTCTTCGACATGGTCTTCGCCAACCCCTACAAGGACATCCTGTTCCTGCTCGAGAAGATGAACGCCTCGGGGGTGAAGCCCGAGCTCGAATGCTTCGACTCGGGCCACGTGGCCGGAAGCGAGGTACTGCTGGAGATGGGCGCCCTGAAGCCCCCGCTCGACTTCAGCTTCATCCTCGGCGTCGTGGGCGGGATGAAGGCCACCGCGCAGCATCTGGCGTTTCAGGCCCAAAACGTCCCCGCCGGCTCCACCTGGAAGGTCATCGGCCTGAGCCAGGAGCAGTGGCTCATGGTGGCCGCCGCGCTCTCCCTCGGCGGCGACGTGCGCGTGGGTCTCGAGGACAACTTCTACCTCCCGAACGGCGAGATGGCCCGCTCGAACGGAGACCTCGTCGCCAAGGCGGCGCAGATGGCGCGCGACGTGGGCCGCGAACCCGCCACGCCCGAGGAGGCGCGTCGCCTGCTCGGCCTCGAGAGCGCGGCGTAG